The following proteins are co-located in the Sphingobacteriia bacterium genome:
- the hemB gene encoding porphobilinogen synthase — protein sequence MNYLASFPNTRLRRLRQSYPIRNLVRETNLSVNDLIWPVFIIDGKNEKQPIPSMPGTFRYSIDTLLQELNEAIDLGINAIALFPNIDPSLKDENGLEAINQNTLVVRAVEIIKNHFPELVVICDIALDPYTTHGHDGILNDRGEVDNDKTIEILCRQAILLAEAGCDIVAPSDMMDGRIGTIRESLDYNGFLNTVILSYAAKYASSFYSAFRDAVGSGKNLGKSTKETYQMDPANSKEALREVALDIQEGADIVMVKPAVHYLDIIKSISDNFPIPVFAYHVSSEYALLKLASAHGLINYDNAIFETLISIKRAGAKSIFTYAAKEVAYLLKSY from the coding sequence ATGAACTATTTAGCTTCCTTTCCAAATACACGTTTAAGAAGATTAAGACAGTCATATCCTATTAGAAATTTAGTTAGGGAAACTAACTTAAGTGTTAATGATTTAATTTGGCCAGTATTTATTATTGATGGTAAAAATGAAAAGCAACCGATTCCATCAATGCCAGGAACTTTTAGATATTCAATTGATACTCTTCTACAGGAATTAAATGAAGCGATAGATTTAGGGATTAATGCAATTGCTTTATTTCCTAACATTGATCCTTCATTAAAAGATGAAAATGGGTTAGAGGCTATTAACCAAAATACTTTAGTCGTAAGAGCGGTAGAGATTATTAAAAATCACTTTCCGGAATTAGTAGTTATTTGTGACATAGCCTTAGATCCATATACTACTCATGGTCATGACGGTATTCTTAATGATAGAGGCGAAGTTGATAATGATAAAACTATAGAAATTTTATGTCGCCAAGCAATCCTACTTGCAGAAGCTGGATGCGATATTGTGGCGCCATCCGATATGATGGATGGTAGAATAGGAACTATAAGAGAATCCCTTGATTACAATGGTTTTTTAAATACTGTTATTCTTTCTTATGCGGCAAAATATGCCTCAAGTTTTTATTCCGCATTCAGAGATGCTGTGGGTTCAGGAAAAAACCTAGGAAAAAGTACTAAAGAAACTTATCAAATGGACCCTGCAAATTCTAAAGAAGCATTAAGAGAAGTAGCTTTAGATATTCAAGAAGGAGCTGACATTGTTATGGTAAAGCCGGCAGTGCATTATTTGGATATTATAAAATCCATTAGCGATAATTTCCCAATTCCTGTATTTGCCTATCATGTAAGTAGTGAATATGCCCTTTTAAAACTTGCAAGTGCGCACGGCTTAATTAATTATGATAATGCAATTTTTGAAACATTAATTTCCATAAAAAGAGCAGGTGCTAAAAGTATTTTTACCTATGCAGCTAAAGAAGTAGCTTATTTACTTAAAAGTTATTAA
- a CDS encoding disulfide bond formation protein B has protein sequence MMVYMQTKSLSKYYVFLLWASSLVALSYSFYAQYIDHLKPCSLCLIQRYIYLAIALCPALFLTFKNRKLKIVIMTLLILGSVVVAGYNVLLENRVIDPIFSCATPINIDDIMQLLPEDCSTKQYAMLGFSFAEINFFFSLIMFLLGIYTYGKETTEKESI, from the coding sequence ATGATGGTCTACATGCAAACTAAATCTTTATCTAAATATTATGTATTTTTATTATGGGCTTCTTCTTTAGTTGCCTTATCTTATTCTTTCTATGCTCAATATATTGATCACCTTAAACCTTGCTCCTTATGTTTAATTCAAAGGTATATATATTTGGCAATAGCGTTATGTCCTGCTTTATTTCTTACATTTAAAAATAGGAAACTTAAAATTGTTATAATGACTCTGCTAATATTAGGTTCAGTTGTCGTTGCAGGATATAATGTGTTACTTGAAAACAGAGTTATTGATCCAATCTTTTCATGTGCTACTCCAATTAATATTGATGATATAATGCAACTCTTACCTGAAGATTGCAGTACAAAGCAATATGCAATGCTTGGTTTTTCTTTTGCAGAAATTAACTTTTTCTTTAGCTTAATTATGTTTTTACTTGGGATATATACTTATGGAAAAGAAACTACTGAAAAAGAATCCATTTAA
- a CDS encoding demethoxyubiquinone hydroxylase family protein — MEKKLLKKNPFNNYLPGDLKPEEKIARILRVNHAGEFGAKRIYDGQLAVLKGHRKITHMANQELKHLEYFENEMRKREVRPSLLSPFWHIGGYLMGSVTALMGEKAAMACTEAVEDVIQEHYANQLEDLGEEEPDLADKIKQFREEELEHHNEAIASGSRETIGYSILTSVIKITSKIAIKVAERF, encoded by the coding sequence ATGGAAAAGAAACTACTGAAAAAGAATCCATTTAATAATTATTTACCAGGCGATTTAAAACCAGAAGAAAAAATTGCAAGAATTCTTAGAGTGAATCATGCAGGGGAATTTGGTGCTAAGCGTATTTATGATGGTCAACTTGCGGTTCTCAAAGGGCATCGTAAAATTACTCATATGGCAAATCAGGAATTAAAACATCTTGAATATTTTGAGAACGAAATGCGTAAACGTGAAGTAAGGCCAAGCTTACTTTCACCATTTTGGCATATTGGCGGTTATTTGATGGGAAGTGTTACTGCTCTTATGGGCGAAAAAGCTGCGATGGCTTGTACAGAAGCGGTGGAAGATGTTATTCAAGAACATTATGCAAATCAATTAGAGGATTTAGGTGAAGAAGAACCAGACCTTGCTGATAAAATTAAGCAATTTAGAGAAGAAGAACTTGAACACCATAATGAGGCAATTGCAAGTGGTTCACGCGAGACTATAGGCTATTCCATTTTAACATCAGTTATAAAAATCACTAGTAAAATAGCAATTAAAGTAGCGGAAAGATTTTAA
- a CDS encoding 3-deoxy-manno-octulosonate cytidylyltransferase — MTDTIVIIPSRLAATRLPNKPLLDIAGKPMIVHMWEKAVKASNFEVYVAAGDEDIVKLIESKGGKAILTDPNLPSGTDRIYEALTKIDPEGKFKYIINLQGDMPNFDSNILNEALQVLKNSNSDIGTLCAEITEEEAKKTSVVKPVFSEIKNNFAKALYFSRSLVPFGSEKFYHHLGIYSFTRDALTKFVNLPPSKLELQEKLEQLRALENGMTIGIGITKYIPISVDTPEDLEYARKMMSNNL, encoded by the coding sequence ATGACAGATACCATTGTAATTATACCTTCACGTCTAGCCGCAACCAGACTTCCGAATAAACCTCTTCTCGATATTGCAGGAAAACCTATGATAGTGCATATGTGGGAAAAGGCTGTTAAAGCAAGTAATTTTGAAGTTTATGTAGCTGCAGGTGATGAGGATATTGTAAAACTTATTGAAAGCAAAGGCGGCAAGGCAATTCTAACTGACCCTAATCTTCCAAGTGGGACTGATAGAATTTATGAGGCCCTTACAAAAATAGACCCAGAAGGTAAGTTTAAATATATAATCAACCTACAAGGTGACATGCCAAATTTTGATTCAAATATTTTAAATGAAGCGCTTCAAGTATTAAAGAATTCTAATAGTGATATTGGAACTTTATGTGCTGAAATTACGGAAGAAGAAGCTAAAAAGACAAGTGTTGTAAAACCTGTTTTTAGTGAAATTAAAAATAATTTTGCGAAAGCTTTATATTTTTCAAGAAGCCTTGTACCCTTCGGTTCAGAAAAATTTTATCATCACTTAGGAATTTATTCATTTACAAGAGATGCTTTAACAAAATTTGTAAACCTTCCCCCTTCAAAACTTGAATTACAAGAAAAATTGGAACAGTTAAGAGCACTTGAAAATGGTATGACTATAGGCATTGGAATTACTAAATACATACCAATATCGGTGGATACCCCTGAAGATCTTGAATATGCTAGAAAAATGATGTCCAATAATTTATGA
- a CDS encoding nucleoside deaminase, with translation MLPSSMKNNQFMQRALELAKEAYKKNEVPVGAVIVDPKTNTIISEGINFSEHGKNAILHAEIIAINKACNVIGNKYLNELDLYVSLEPCPMCAYAISLSKIKRLYFGAFDKKCGGVENGPIIYNSSSTHHKPEIYGGLMEEESKELLKSFFEKLRD, from the coding sequence ATGCTTCCAAGTTCTATGAAAAATAACCAATTTATGCAAAGAGCGTTAGAGCTTGCAAAAGAAGCGTATAAAAAAAATGAAGTGCCTGTTGGAGCGGTTATTGTAGACCCTAAAACTAATACAATTATTTCTGAAGGAATTAATTTTAGCGAACATGGTAAAAATGCAATTTTGCATGCTGAAATAATTGCTATAAATAAAGCATGTAATGTTATCGGTAATAAATACCTAAATGAGCTAGATTTGTATGTAAGTTTAGAACCTTGCCCAATGTGCGCTTATGCCATTTCACTTTCAAAAATAAAACGACTTTATTTTGGTGCTTTTGATAAAAAATGTGGTGGCGTTGAGAATGGTCCTATTATTTATAATTCATCTTCCACACATCATAAACCAGAAATTTACGGTGGATTAATGGAAGAAGAATCAAAAGAATTATTAAAAAGTTTTTTTGAGAAATTAAGAGATTAA
- a CDS encoding lysine--tRNA ligase: protein MTNLQDYANKSNAWPFLEAKRIMERINNKTPSKGHVLFEMGYGPSGLPHLGTFGEACRTTFVRKAFELLYPGIPTKFYAFSDDMDGLRKVPDNIPNKEMVREHLGKPLTSIPDPFGTHESFGAHMNSRLKQFLDNFGFEYEYKSATECYKSGQFDEMLLNVLKHFDKIMEVMLPTLGEERQATYSPILPICPETGLVLQVPILERNIEKGTIKFKTTSGQEIEQSIFGGKAKLQWKADWAMRWCALDVDYEMHGKDLIPTAELSTKITNVLGYKEPILYKYELFLDEKGQKISKSKGNGLSMDDWLKYAPKESLALYLYQSPNKAKKLFFDVIPKQMDEYLIYLNKFEEASSEEKLNNPVWHVHGGKVPSPEKHNINFSLLLNLVGVCNPDDDSVLWGFISKYAPGLTPEKAPLLASMAKFAIKYYNDFIKPNKKYKAPNEEDKTLLNNFIESLNSLPENSSAEDIQNKLYDFCREQNIETKTFFIALYNLLLGQEQGPRWGSFIALYGIKNTIEKAKKALNGEM, encoded by the coding sequence ATGACAAATTTACAAGATTATGCAAATAAAAGCAACGCTTGGCCGTTTTTAGAAGCAAAAAGAATAATGGAGCGCATTAATAATAAAACTCCTAGTAAAGGACATGTGCTCTTTGAAATGGGTTATGGACCTTCAGGTTTACCCCATTTAGGTACGTTTGGTGAAGCCTGCAGAACTACTTTCGTTAGAAAAGCTTTTGAATTACTTTACCCTGGAATACCAACAAAATTCTATGCCTTTTCTGATGATATGGATGGACTTAGAAAAGTTCCTGATAATATACCAAATAAGGAAATGGTTCGTGAGCATTTAGGAAAACCTCTTACTTCAATCCCTGATCCTTTTGGTACACATGAAAGTTTTGGCGCTCATATGAATTCAAGACTTAAACAATTCCTTGATAATTTTGGTTTTGAATATGAATATAAAAGTGCTACTGAATGCTATAAATCAGGTCAATTTGATGAAATGCTTTTAAATGTTTTAAAACATTTCGATAAAATTATGGAAGTAATGTTACCAACTCTTGGAGAAGAAAGACAAGCAACTTACAGCCCTATTCTTCCAATTTGCCCAGAAACAGGTTTAGTTTTACAAGTTCCAATTTTAGAAAGAAATATAGAAAAAGGTACAATTAAATTTAAAACAACAAGCGGGCAAGAAATTGAACAAAGTATTTTTGGTGGAAAAGCTAAATTACAATGGAAAGCTGATTGGGCAATGCGTTGGTGTGCACTTGATGTTGATTACGAAATGCATGGTAAAGATTTAATTCCAACCGCTGAGCTTTCAACTAAAATTACTAATGTTTTAGGATATAAAGAACCGATTTTATATAAATATGAACTTTTCCTTGATGAAAAAGGTCAGAAAATATCTAAATCTAAGGGTAACGGTCTTAGCATGGATGATTGGTTAAAATATGCTCCTAAAGAAAGCTTAGCATTATATTTATATCAATCTCCAAATAAAGCTAAAAAACTTTTCTTCGATGTAATTCCAAAACAAATGGATGAGTATTTAATTTATTTAAATAAATTTGAAGAAGCTTCAAGCGAAGAAAAATTAAATAACCCTGTTTGGCATGTGCATGGTGGTAAAGTTCCATCTCCTGAAAAACATAATATTAATTTTAGTTTATTATTAAACTTAGTTGGTGTTTGTAACCCAGATGATGATTCAGTGTTATGGGGTTTTATTTCAAAATATGCACCTGGCTTAACACCTGAAAAAGCTCCACTTTTAGCATCAATGGCAAAATTTGCTATTAAATATTATAATGATTTTATTAAACCTAATAAAAAATATAAAGCTCCTAACGAAGAAGATAAAACTTTATTAAATAATTTTATTGAATCTCTTAACAGTCTTCCTGAAAATTCAAGCGCGGAAGATATTCAGAATAAATTATATGATTTCTGTCGTGAACAAAATATTGAGACTAAAACTTTCTTTATAGCTTTATATAATTTACTACTTGGTCAAGAACAAGGGCCACGTTGGGGATCTTTTATTGCACTTTATGGTATAAAAAATACTATAGAGAAAGCTAAAAAAGCTTTAAATGGAGAAATGTAA
- a CDS encoding tyrosine recombinase XerC, whose amino-acid sequence MLLNTKLRQITDEFLSSLIEQKSYSSHTHLAYQNDIFSFYEFLSNYKDNEVSLELLNNLSITDFRAFIAHRVNKKYDSTSNTRIISSLRSFYKYLNKYFNIENQAIILLKTPKKKERLPRAMTENDASKSVDVIQELTDNPWVAKRDLALLTLIYGCGLRISEALNLTLDNFDKSGDFIRIIGKGNKERLVPVLKIVKERIDDYISNCPYPVIPDGTIFFGLRGKKLQAAVFARRLIDLRRMSGLDEAVTAHAYRHSFATHLLGSGADLRSIQELLGHASLSTTQIYTKVTPKTMLEAYLKAHPEASE is encoded by the coding sequence ATGTTGTTAAATACAAAACTTAGACAAATTACTGATGAATTTCTTTCATCACTTATAGAGCAAAAGAGCTATTCTTCACATACTCATTTAGCTTATCAAAACGATATTTTTTCCTTTTATGAGTTTTTAAGTAATTATAAAGATAATGAAGTTTCACTTGAATTACTTAATAATTTATCGATTACTGATTTTAGAGCTTTTATTGCGCACCGTGTAAACAAAAAATACGATTCTACCTCTAATACGCGAATAATTTCTTCACTTAGAAGCTTTTATAAATACTTAAACAAATACTTTAATATAGAAAATCAAGCAATTATTTTACTAAAAACTCCAAAGAAAAAAGAACGCTTACCTAGAGCGATGACAGAAAACGATGCAAGTAAGTCAGTAGATGTAATTCAGGAATTAACTGATAATCCTTGGGTTGCAAAACGTGATTTAGCGCTTCTTACTCTAATATACGGTTGCGGGCTTCGCATTAGTGAAGCATTAAATCTTACATTAGATAATTTTGATAAAAGCGGTGATTTTATAAGAATTATAGGTAAAGGAAATAAAGAAAGGCTTGTGCCTGTTCTTAAAATTGTTAAAGAAAGAATTGATGATTATATTTCAAACTGCCCTTACCCTGTAATTCCAGATGGAACAATTTTTTTTGGTTTAAGAGGAAAGAAACTTCAAGCAGCAGTTTTTGCAAGAAGGCTTATTGATTTAAGAAGAATGTCCGGGCTTGATGAAGCAGTTACAGCACATGCTTATAGGCATAGTTTTGCGACGCATTTACTAGGTAGTGGCGCTGATTTAAGGTCAATTCAGGAATTACTAGGTCACGCTAGCCTTTCTACAACACAAATTTATACTAAAGTGACCCCTAAAACAATGCTTGAAGCTTACTTAAAAGCCCACCCTGAAGCTAGTGAATAA
- the radA gene encoding DNA repair protein RadA: protein MAKPKTEYVCQACGAVSNKWMGKCEDCGEWNTFVEQLTQKSESFSKIKGAANTNGLALKFEKLSGDVKDAFRIKTNINELDQVLGGGLVPGSAILIGGDPGIGKSTLLLQLLAHLANKGINSAYVSGEESLSQISLRAVRLEVENAPIKMLAATNLQNIISTIRSEEGVQVAVIDSIQTMFIDELPSAPGTVAQVRACAHELIRLAKELNIILLIVGHVTKEGQIAGPKVLEHMVDTVLYFEGERGHQFRILRAVKNRFGGINEIGVFEMCDLGLKEVSNPSALFLSDRANNVSGAAIFAGIEGTRPILAEIQALVAPTFMATPRRAVVGWDQNRLAMIIAVLATRFGLNLTDKEVYLNITGGLKINEPAADLAVAAALISAATNVPIAQDTVIFGEVGLSGEIRQVSQSDARIKEALRLGFNKVIMPYAGKDVQKQDNFSVLKHIKQLKEAMY from the coding sequence ATGGCTAAACCAAAAACAGAATATGTATGCCAAGCTTGTGGCGCAGTGTCAAATAAATGGATGGGTAAATGTGAGGATTGTGGAGAATGGAACACATTCGTTGAGCAATTAACCCAAAAATCTGAAAGTTTTTCTAAAATAAAAGGAGCTGCAAATACTAATGGTTTAGCTCTAAAATTTGAAAAATTAAGTGGTGATGTTAAAGATGCTTTTCGCATTAAAACAAACATTAATGAACTTGATCAAGTATTAGGTGGTGGTTTAGTTCCAGGTTCTGCAATTTTAATTGGTGGTGATCCTGGTATTGGTAAATCAACATTACTTCTTCAATTGTTAGCGCATCTTGCAAATAAAGGAATTAATTCTGCATATGTTTCAGGTGAGGAATCATTATCGCAAATTTCATTAAGAGCCGTAAGGCTTGAAGTGGAAAATGCACCTATCAAAATGCTTGCTGCAACCAATTTACAAAATATTATAAGCACAATTCGTTCGGAGGAAGGAGTTCAAGTTGCAGTTATTGATTCTATTCAAACCATGTTTATTGATGAGCTTCCATCTGCTCCAGGAACTGTAGCACAAGTAAGAGCATGCGCTCATGAATTAATTCGTCTTGCAAAAGAATTAAATATTATTCTTTTAATTGTAGGTCACGTTACAAAAGAAGGTCAAATCGCAGGGCCAAAGGTTTTAGAACATATGGTTGATACAGTTCTTTATTTTGAAGGTGAAAGAGGGCATCAATTTAGAATTCTACGTGCTGTAAAAAATCGTTTTGGTGGCATTAATGAAATAGGTGTTTTTGAAATGTGTGATTTGGGGCTTAAAGAAGTTTCAAATCCATCGGCTTTATTTTTAAGCGATAGAGCAAATAATGTAAGTGGTGCAGCAATTTTTGCAGGTATTGAAGGAACTCGGCCTATTCTAGCAGAAATTCAAGCTTTAGTTGCTCCAACCTTTATGGCAACACCAAGACGTGCAGTTGTAGGTTGGGATCAAAATAGATTAGCGATGATTATTGCAGTTCTTGCAACTCGCTTTGGTCTTAATTTAACTGATAAAGAAGTTTATTTAAATATTACAGGTGGACTTAAAATTAATGAACCTGCGGCTGATTTAGCAGTTGCTGCAGCACTTATTTCCGCAGCAACAAATGTTCCAATTGCACAAGATACAGTTATTTTTGGTGAAGTTGGCTTATCAGGTGAAATTAGGCAAGTGTCTCAAAGTGATGCTAGAATTAAAGAAGCTTTAAGGCTTGGATTTAATAAAGTAATAATGCCATATGCAGGCAAGGATGTTCAAAAGCAAGATAATTTTTCAGTTTTAAAACACATTAAGCAGCTTAAAGAGGCAATGTACTAA
- the fsa gene encoding fructose-6-phosphate aldolase codes for MQFFVDTADLNEIRELADLGMVDGVTTNPSIIAKSGQDFKKVIKEICLIVKGSVSAEVIATKYDQMIEEGTTLSKIAENVTVKLPMTWDGLKACKYFSEREIMTNVTLCFSANQALLAAKAGATYVSPFIGRLDDIGLQGMELIKDIRDIYSNYMFETQILAASIRHPEHILEAAKIGADVATMPPKTLRQLINHPLTDIGIDMFLKDWANANQKI; via the coding sequence ATGCAGTTTTTTGTTGATACGGCAGATCTAAATGAAATTAGAGAGCTTGCAGATCTTGGAATGGTTGATGGAGTAACCACAAATCCAAGTATTATTGCAAAATCAGGCCAAGATTTTAAAAAGGTTATTAAAGAAATTTGTTTAATAGTAAAAGGTTCAGTTAGCGCTGAAGTAATTGCCACCAAATATGATCAAATGATCGAAGAGGGAACTACTTTAAGCAAAATAGCTGAAAATGTTACTGTAAAACTTCCAATGACATGGGATGGGCTTAAAGCTTGTAAATATTTCTCAGAAAGAGAAATTATGACTAATGTAACATTATGTTTTTCAGCTAACCAAGCTTTACTTGCCGCTAAAGCAGGTGCAACTTATGTTTCTCCATTTATCGGTAGGCTTGATGACATTGGGCTTCAAGGAATGGAATTAATTAAAGATATTAGAGATATCTACAGTAATTACATGTTTGAAACGCAAATTTTAGCAGCTTCAATTCGTCATCCAGAACATATTTTAGAAGCGGCAAAAATAGGCGCAGATGTTGCTACAATGCCGCCAAAAACTCTTCGTCAGCTAATTAATCACCCATTAACAGATATTGGGATTGATATGTTTTTAAAAGATTGGGCAAACGCTAATCAGAAAATATAA
- a CDS encoding ankyrin repeat domain-containing protein, producing the protein MSKLAQKLLQRFSSYNYTTHKVKIEQEIEKLSLEDEINKVKNEKAHTLLHYAIEFGEVGFVKKLIEAGADVNAFNLIYKDADKKNHNPLMLAVLKGEVEIIEILIDNGADLYAISDTEKTCLEIAARSGKLHIIEILLKKGFDVTLNTEGENALQLAVSSNQIAVVDKLCEHIPNEKLDLNNLLFLTSDLNMIKALTKIAHSKGEKLDFNIFVNKETLLQRAVKKGNIDLVEYFLENNADPNLKNNHGNTPFHYVTKFIPKSNSRNFIKPEPQKLIQLVDDVKNIIKKLQAKGGEINATNKAGITPLYKAIKKGIPELIECFYELGADFTLGKPLKYSITTPLYIAAKTQNINIQKMILSKLVIGKSEKEQKEILDEQILLLNGKGVLNELLKLPVNTLLKIINNFLALNKELKKYKSEYLSRILILHFEELETIMFKQEVSALDAIFKHLFKSGYSFKSSVIKDNITKRIERELNNSSDTLNFSNFETSLRSAITAVSFENVSSSDIDLNELDPDYLKNILKNIREEKLKPFKDQEDLRIRTEVVNAKKLKEKEEREREKAFEEALRADNVGVNTENNTNIESSYRSKEDKERKDKKDHKFKRKSVKKSK; encoded by the coding sequence ATGTCTAAGCTTGCCCAAAAATTGCTACAAAGATTTTCTTCTTATAATTACACGACACACAAAGTAAAAATTGAACAAGAGATTGAAAAATTATCATTAGAAGATGAAATTAATAAAGTAAAAAACGAAAAAGCTCATACGCTTTTACATTATGCAATTGAATTTGGTGAAGTGGGTTTTGTTAAAAAATTAATTGAAGCTGGCGCTGATGTAAATGCCTTTAACCTGATTTATAAAGATGCTGATAAGAAAAACCATAATCCCTTAATGCTAGCAGTTTTAAAAGGTGAAGTGGAAATTATAGAAATTTTAATAGATAATGGAGCAGATTTGTATGCAATATCTGATACCGAAAAAACTTGTTTAGAGATAGCTGCTCGTTCGGGTAAATTGCATATAATAGAAATTTTATTAAAAAAAGGATTTGATGTTACTTTAAATACTGAAGGAGAAAATGCTCTACAATTAGCAGTAAGCAGTAATCAGATAGCTGTAGTAGATAAATTATGCGAACACATTCCTAATGAAAAATTAGATTTAAATAATTTGCTCTTCCTTACAAGTGATTTAAATATGATTAAAGCTCTTACAAAAATCGCTCATTCAAAAGGGGAAAAGTTAGATTTTAATATATTTGTAAATAAAGAAACCCTTTTACAAAGAGCGGTAAAAAAAGGAAATATAGATTTAGTAGAATATTTTTTAGAAAATAATGCTGACCCAAATTTAAAAAACAATCATGGAAATACACCTTTTCATTATGTAACAAAATTTATACCAAAGTCTAATTCAAGGAATTTTATTAAACCTGAACCTCAAAAATTAATTCAGCTCGTAGACGATGTTAAAAATATAATTAAAAAGCTACAAGCTAAGGGTGGAGAAATAAATGCTACAAATAAAGCAGGAATAACGCCCCTTTATAAAGCTATAAAAAAAGGAATTCCTGAACTTATTGAATGTTTTTATGAATTAGGAGCAGATTTTACATTAGGTAAACCTTTAAAATATAGCATTACAACACCTCTATATATTGCAGCTAAAACTCAAAACATAAATATTCAAAAAATGATTTTGAGTAAATTAGTTATTGGTAAAAGTGAAAAAGAGCAGAAAGAAATTTTAGATGAACAAATATTATTATTAAATGGTAAGGGAGTATTAAATGAACTTTTAAAACTACCTGTAAATACATTATTAAAAATAATAAATAACTTTCTCGCTTTAAACAAAGAGCTTAAAAAATATAAAAGTGAGTACTTAAGTAGAATACTTATATTGCATTTTGAAGAGCTTGAAACAATAATGTTTAAACAGGAAGTTTCAGCACTAGATGCAATATTTAAGCATCTTTTTAAAAGTGGGTATTCATTTAAATCAAGTGTTATAAAAGATAATATTACAAAACGTATTGAAAGAGAGTTAAATAATTCTAGCGATACCTTAAACTTTAGTAACTTTGAAACTTCGCTACGATCAGCAATAACTGCAGTATCATTTGAAAATGTTAGTTCAAGCGATATAGACTTAAATGAATTAGATCCGGATTATCTAAAAAATATATTAAAAAATATACGAGAAGAAAAGCTTAAGCCCTTTAAGGATCAGGAAGATTTAAGGATTAGAACCGAAGTAGTAAATGCAAAAAAATTAAAAGAGAAAGAAGAGAGGGAAAGAGAGAAGGCTTTTGAAGAAGCTTTACGTGCTGATAATGTAGGAGTTAATACTGAAAATAATACTAATATTGAAAGTTCTTATCGCTCGAAGGAAGATAAAGAAAGAAAAGATAAAAAAGACCATAAATTTAAACGCAAAAGTGTTAAAAAATCTAAATAA
- the pyrF gene encoding orotidine-5'-phosphate decarboxylase, with product MSLPKNPVLLALDNLNDEQVIEAVNNLHQDLGGIKLGLEFWNGYGALKVKEINEKFNLPLFLDLKFHDIPNTVAKALDYALNVKPFLTTIHAQGGAEMIKAAVNIAKEKEAKTSFKTNILAVTILTSMQENDLIEIGYNGNVQDIVMKLTETAIKNGADGVVCSPREIEIIREKFGKDILIVTPGIRPVGSESNDQKRTLTPKEALEKGCNYMVIGRPILANENPKQALQNILKTL from the coding sequence ATGTCTTTACCTAAAAACCCAGTCCTTTTAGCATTAGATAATTTAAATGATGAACAGGTAATTGAAGCTGTTAATAATTTACATCAAGATTTAGGCGGAATTAAACTTGGGCTTGAATTTTGGAATGGATATGGGGCTCTTAAAGTAAAAGAAATAAATGAAAAATTTAACTTACCATTATTTTTAGATCTTAAATTTCATGATATTCCAAATACTGTAGCAAAAGCTTTAGACTATGCGCTTAATGTAAAACCTTTTTTAACAACAATCCACGCTCAAGGTGGTGCTGAAATGATAAAAGCAGCAGTAAACATTGCAAAGGAAAAAGAAGCTAAAACTAGCTTTAAGACTAACATACTTGCAGTTACAATTTTAACTAGCATGCAAGAGAATGATTTGATAGAAATTGGTTATAATGGAAATGTTCAAGATATAGTAATGAAATTAACTGAAACTGCAATTAAAAATGGCGCCGATGGGGTAGTTTGTTCACCTCGCGAAATTGAAATTATAAGAGAAAAATTCGGTAAAGATATTTTAATTGTAACTCCAGGAATAAGGCCAGTAGGCAGTGAAAGCAATGATCAGAAACGCACTTTAACACCAAAAGAAGCATTAGAAAAAGGATGTAACTATATGGTAATTGGTAGACCAATTTTAGCAAATGAAAATCCTAAACAAGCGCTTCAAAATATTTTAAAAACATTATAA